GTTGAAATTAGTCTATATAAAAATCTTCATAGGTTTGAGATCATCCCGGTTAAAGTCTCAGAGGTTATTTGGTTATCCTATTAAACCAAAAGGGAGCTCAGATATATTTTGGAACTTGAAGACTAACCTCTTCTATCCCAAGTTAGGAAGGAAGCTAGGAAACTTCACTTTCAACAAGTTATTAGAGAAAAGATGCAAACGTCCACATCAttcgtcttgtaatatttttgttgtaggaccaccattttcttttataagggggttcgtgagtctttcctactaaaagctctcaagtatTATTGAAAATTCTCAAGAACAAGTCTTGGGGATAGGGGTAGGTCCTTTTAGTTTTGACTGAACCTCTATAATTCctggtgttcttcttcttccttttactTTTTGATTTctacaatttaaatatttatttctgctGCTtagacttagaaaatattttcaaactctaatttaaattcaaaaccatatttttccaaataacacaattcaacccccccccccccctcgcCCTATTGTGTAtgaagtctcaagtccaacaagtggtatcagagtctaACTCCTATTCAAGGACCAATCATCTCAGGAGGAAGATGACTTCCAACACAAGATCGTTTTAAACACATCACCACCTTTTGAAAAAGATAGTTTTGATATTTGGAAGATCATATTTAAAACTTTTCTTCAAATTATAAATCATGATTTATGGAAAATCATAATCAATGGTATGGTTTTCCCTACTCATCAAATAAATGATGGAGAAGTGGAAAAACTCTATTCTCTTTGGACCGAAgaagaaaatacaaaaatttcATAATAATGTCTTTAGATGATAACAACATTTTTTATGTTCATCATTGTAAAACCGCCAAGGAAATGTAGGATACTCTAGAAAAGATATATGAAGCTTCTCCAAGTATCAAGCTAGAGAATATGAACACACGAGGTGAaaattttaactttaaatgttttcCTAGCACTAGACAATATAGGAAACCTTATTAGAAATTATTTTGCCAACATATATTTAAGAATTAAGCATCGGATATTTTATCCAACTGTTAAATCTATAGATgaaaaccttcatgaatttcaggaAAAATCAAAAAAGAAGGAAATCATAAAGAAGATGGGCGAGCTAATTCAACTACTCAAATATGAACAAAGCCAAACTGAAGAATCATCGTCCTTATCCTGTTCATATCATAAAACTCCAATTTAATCCTTTGAACGATCGTACTCTAACGTTGGATGATCAACATCAAACAAAGGATTCACTCGTTCAAAgaacaaagaagatgaaaattTTCTTTATTAGTTGAACAATGAAGACGAAAGACATCAACATTAGGGAAAAACATGAAAGAATCATCTTTGAACGAAGAAGATAAAATATACTCAAAGGAACCCTACAAGGAAGATATATtctgaatagaaaagaaaaagCATCCAAAGTAAAAATGTACCTACTGTAAGAAATAAGgacatttaaaatatatttttaaactaaaaGGATCTAAAGATAAAAATCTTAGATCTTCTTTTACTAACGCACCTGGGCCCAAGAAGATGATGTGGGATACCAAAGATGAAACCTTAAGGCTTTGTTTACGATTTTGAGAGAAAATGGAGGGGATGACTTTGAAAATATGAAGAATTTGGTGAAAAGAATATAAAGATTTTGGttgggagggttttggagggttagcttttattcataacaccaaaccCCCCTAATTTGAAGGAACTTGAAATTTGTATTGAAGGAggattttggagggcttacataaattttccaaatatattttatgttgttatagtattctaaaaattaaaaatatagtaaagataaacattattttaccattctttacaaaatcattttttcaaaaaatgtcaaatattttcctatatttaaaaaaaaatcattttcgaaAGCCTTCCCCTCCgaactcgcaaacaaagcctaagtgttttgcaggtaatgCTTTGCAGCTTAAAGTTCTAAGAAAAGATTATTTGAAGAAGTTGTAAAAATCATAAGTATACTCTAGGTATACATGTTTTAAGTCTTTGATCCTACAGATGAATGATGAAGACGAATGTCAACCGTTATGATCAAATCAATAAATTTTGAGTATTTCTCAAAGATTAATGATCTGAGATGATTAGTATAATGAATAAGCTTGTAATGGACTTATTCATTTTTGTGAATTTACCAACTCTCGCATCCAACGATGTGTGGAGAAGGACACGCCACTAAGGAGTTTTTCCTAGGGGATTCTTGTCAAGAAAATTCTTGACAAAATACGTAAAATTACTTTAAGGTTGAAATGATCAATTAAAtatgattaaattcttaaaataattaatttaattacctCATGCTTTAAAAACCATTTTACAATTACTCGTTttcaaattgaatatttataatctaaaaaaagagtttgttcaTGGATTTTAAGCCTAGGGGTACTAAAAGCATCATAAGGAGGTGTTTAGGAAGCAACAAAGCTCAACAAACCGACCAAAACAGCTAGAAGGTCTGGACGAATAATTATAACCAATTAACAtaaatttctaattgattataaTTGTTTGAAATgcaaaatttcaaatcaaatccaaGTCAACCTGGCGTACCTAGATGATCAAGTCTCAACATTAAGGAAAATCTCATGAAAATCTAAAAGATTGAGAAAACCAATCGGTTAAAACAAAATCCAACCAATTAGAAGACCCAAAATTAGGCGAATTTGGATAAGATTTTTGGACAACACAATCCTTATTCAACCCTTGCTCCGAGGACAACACAATCCTTATTCAAATCCTTCTTTGGGTTTTGCAGTGACTTGTTAGGGGAAATAGAGAGAGAGGAAAAGAGTTTTCGGTGGTGTTGGTGTGAACTGAGTGCGTGGGAAATGGAAAGGCAAATGTTTTCTTAAAGAATTTTGCGGGGTGAGAAATACCCAGCAAATATTAATATCGTTGAAACTTGCGGCGTGCTTTTCACCCCGCAACGTTTATGTCTGACATTTGTACTTAATACTCTGTACCATCTTTAATTTTCAGATCTATTTTCCCTCCAATTTTATTAGAAACGTTGCGAAGTGGTTCCCACCCCGCAAATAAAAGAGACGTTGCAAGTTGCTAGGTGCATGCCACCCTGCAACTTATGTTACTGACAAACCACCCCTTTTACACTGTGCCATCATTAATTGCCAgatatattttcattaaaatttaaaaaaaaaaacttgcggAGTGATTCACACCTCGCAAAGTACATAGGCATTGAGACTTGCGGGGTGGTGTGTACTTCGCAACTTGTGTGTCAGAAAAATCAACAAAAGGTCTCCTGCCACACTGACTTCTCAATAAATGTGATATTTAATTTTCCAATAACTATTTTAAAACATGGTTGCGGGGTGTTTGACACTATGTAAACCttttttccaaaatttcaaaCCACCCTTCCTCTATTGCGAGAtggaaaaatatttatatatattttttaaaaaaaatcggtGTTGCGAGGTGGTTTGCACCCCGCAATTGCAATAGTTTGTGTGGTGTTTGTCACCTGGCAAAATCACCCGGCTAATTAACATTTTTCTTGTAGTGGTTTTCTTGCATCTCATGTTTTCTTgcattctcttttctttcttaaaCTTCACCATGATCTCTTTAAACCAAAAACCCATAAACACTTTCCTTCCGGCAGAACTTACCAAACAAAAGTAAGAGGGGAAAATGACAATCCTCttaaaaaaattcattcaaccatGGTATATAGATCCAAGCCTTCTATCACAAATCTTACCATCAAATATGTCAGGATTCACTGAAAGAATTCTTCACAGAAATACCAGATATAACCTTTCCAAAATTAGTACGAGAGTTCTACCTAAACCTAAAACTCGTTACGACAATTGAAAAAAAAGGCATGTTAAAACAATTGTAATTCCGATTTTAGTTCCGGCTCTTGTATCATTTGTTAGAACTAGTTTCATAACAATCAATCAAATTTACATGCTCAAtaaatatatctttttttttttggaataaaaccATTATATCTCTTTAAACCAAAACAATTATTACATCCGATCCCAAGGATCCAGGAATAGACCAAATAAAACTACTCTATACAATTTTGTGTAGCATTTACATGGCGATCGAGATTTCTATGCATAAGGCATCTAACAATAATACTTTGTTTAACCTTGTTCATCTCAATTACATGATTCCATCTCAATTTATGAAATATAGAGGAGTAGAAATGACAAGGCTTTCTCCAACAGAAATATTGATCCTTTGGTGGTGAACAAGGTTAAGCAAAGTATTATTGTTAGATGCCTTATGTATAGAAATCTCGATTGCCATGTAAATGCTACACAAAATTGTATAGAGTAGTTTTATTTAGTCTATTCCTGGATCTTTGGGATCGGATGTAATAATTGTTTTGGTTTCACCACCAATtacaatattttaataaataattaaatgtgttaaatgagatggaatcatgTAATTGATTGAAGGTATACtatccaactttttgtgatgtgtagagaagttgtccccttcaAAAATAAAACAGGATAAAAtctgataaaaaaaaaacattactaACAACTCTGAAAACCCCAGACTCTAACAACACCATCAGTATATCCACTAAACAGAGTGTTTCCATCTGCACTCCAGTTCAAACTAGTACAGTAGATGACCTTCTCGGTAGTTTTACCACCAGTGGTAGCATCAGCTTCAGTATTTAAGTCAATCTTCAAATCCTCATCAGCTTCAGTCTCTAACTCAATCTTCAAATCGTCATCAGCTTCAGTCTCTAACTCAATCTTCAAATCCTCAACAATGCTCTTGCTCTCCAAATCCCAGATCATAATGCTGGCCTCAGTTGCAGCGCAAATCCAGTACCTGTTAGGACTGAAGCACAAAGCATGAATAATAGAGCCAGCATCAAAAGAGTTAACTCTCTTTCCCTCAGCCAAATCCCACAAAAGAATAACACCATCTTCGCCGCCACTCGCACAAAGAGAACAATCAGGCGAAACAGCTACCGTGTTGACATATCCAGAATGTCCAGCAAGAGTGTATCTCACCCTGCACTTCAACAGATCCCACACCTTCACAGTTTTATCCCACGAAGCAGAAACAATAATCCGCTGCAGAGTGC
The Vicia villosa cultivar HV-30 ecotype Madison, WI linkage group LG6, Vvil1.0, whole genome shotgun sequence genome window above contains:
- the LOC131614739 gene encoding small ribosomal subunit protein RACK1-like, whose product is MAEGLVLRGTMRAHTDEVTAIATPINNSDMIVSASRDKSIILWDLTKDDKTYGVPCRRLTGHSDFVQDVVLSSDGEFALSGSSDGELRLWDLEAGTTRCRFIGHEEDVVSVAFSFDDRMIVSASRDRSIKLWNTVGECKVTIQHGYGDHAHFDCVSCVRFSPSTLQRIIVSASWDKTVKVWDLLKCRVRYTLAGHSGYVNTVAVSPDCSLCASGGEDGVILLWDLAEGKRVNSFDAGSIIHALCFSPNRYWICAATEASIMIWDLESKSIVEDLKIELETEADDDLKIELETEADEDLKIDLNTEADATTGGKTTEKVIYCTSLNWSADGNTLFSGYTDGVVRVWGFQSC